A window of the Lactuca sativa cultivar Salinas chromosome 7, Lsat_Salinas_v11, whole genome shotgun sequence genome harbors these coding sequences:
- the LOC128127337 gene encoding uncharacterized protein LOC128127337, with protein MITNGDFSIRKVAYVEGLQHNLISVSQIVVGTGLKVSFDDEGSEIIEKQSKKVMLKFERKGEMYPLNLNPIRGKPAICLLSEANTDERWLWHRRLSHLNFKDINKLVLGDHVRGLPLLKFYKEHQCAACEMGKQSRKSHPTRINTKIIEDLELLHIYLCGPSAIKSFGGSKYILVIVDEFSRFTQVFFLKKKSDAISKLKTFIKQVEVQLRKTKVQRSESDLGEIFPESGQVSVPIANLFEEYMWLFDEPEKASHSEAKAADNTIDNLKKIIDEATKEMESEPPKAMGDPPSTDSKFQEESSTVSKTNKVSFEGEDPIPSPPYKGSGEGESSAPKPPNSSPIVGENPTATEDANFDAATYYTSPVEGEKGNTTDEGDDDQSEFEVKVNAELDPAYDPNYPPFIEPKTVNVALDHSYWVQALQDELHEFERNRVWRLIPTPKDASVVGLKCVFRNKLDKEGNVIRNKARWLSKVIAKRKE; from the exons atgataacaaatggagatttctCGATTCGAAaagtggcatatgtggaaggattgcagcataacctcattaGTGTGTCACAAATAGTTGTGGGCACAGGTCTGaaagtatcatttgatgatgagggctCTGAGATAATTGAGAAACAATCCAAGAAGGTTATGTTGAAATTTGAACGTAAGGGAGAGATGTACCCTTTAAATCTCAACCCAATACGAGGAAAACCAGCAATATGTTTGCTGTCAGAGGCAAATACAGATGAGAGATGGTTGTGGCATCGACGATTATCACACCTGAACTTCAAAGAtattaataagttggtgcttggtgatcacgttcgaggACTCCCTCTTCTCAAATTCTACAAGGAACATCAGTGTGCAGCGTGTGAGATGGGAAAACAAAGCAGAAAGAGCCACCCTACAAGAATCAATACAAAGAttattgaagatcttgaactctTGCACATCTACTTATGTGGACCTTCTGCTATAAAAAGCTTCGGTGGTagtaagtatattcttgttattgtagatGAATTTTCACGCTTCACCCAGGTTTTCTTTCTTAAGAAGAAATCAGATGCAATTTCCAAGTTGAAGACAttcatcaagcaagtggaagtgcagctgaggaagaCG aaagttcaaagaagTGAAAGTGACTTAGGAGAAATTTTTCCAGAATCTggacaagtctcggttccaataGCCAACCTGTTTGAAGAATACATGTGgctgtttgatgaaccagagaaagcatcACACTCAGAAGCTAAAGCAGCAGACAACACAATTGATAATCTCAAGAAGATTATAGATGAAGCTACCAAAGAGATGGAAAGTGAACCTCCTAAAGCTATGGGTGATCCACCATCTACTGACTCAAAGTTTCAGGAGGAAAGTTCAACTGTATCAAAAACAAACAAAGTAtctttcgagggggaggatccaatTCCGTCCCCACCTTATAAAGGTTCGGGCGAAGGGGAAAGTTCTGCTCCAAAACCACCCAATAGTAGTCCTATCGTGGGGGAGAATCCCACTGCCACAGAGGATGCAAACTTTGATGCTGCCACATATTACACTTcgccagttgagggggagaaaggAAATACAACTGACGAAGGTGATGatgatcaatcagaatttgaagtTAAAGTGAACGCTGAATTAGACCCGgcatatgatccaaattatcctccgttT ATTGAACCGAAAACTGTAAatgttgcacttgatcattcatATTGGGTTCAAGCATTGCAAGATGAACTTCATGAATTCGAACGCAACCGAGTTTGGAGGCTGATCCCTACACCAAAGGATGCGTCTGTGGTTGGCTTGAAGTGTGTGTTCAGAAATaaattggacaaggaagggaatgtcattcgcaATAAGGCTCGGTGGCTGTCAAAGGTTATTGCCAagaggaaggaatag